A genomic region of Alnus glutinosa chromosome 11, dhAlnGlut1.1, whole genome shotgun sequence contains the following coding sequences:
- the LOC133882710 gene encoding glyoxylase I 4-like, translating into MVQEVEIQRLSSLGSASSSTTMPLLSLNHVSFVCKSVRNSVRFYEDVLGFVLIKRPSSFDFEGAWLFKYGIGIHLLESDNVPTKKRAINPKDNHISFQCSDMKVLMQKLEEMNIEYVTAVVEEGGITVDQLFFHDPDGYMIEICNCQNLPVLPLSSCPLKHQKLLLRAACPFHFMVREVERCNALDEMRH; encoded by the exons aTGGTTCAAGAGGTGGAGATACAGAGGTTGTCTTCTTTGGGTTCAGCTTCCTCTTCAACAACAATGCCTCTACTGTCTTTGAATCATGTCTCATTTGTCTGCAAGTCTGTGAGAAACTCTGTGAGGTTCTATGAAGACGTCTTGGGATTTGTACTCATCAAACGCCCTTCCTCCTTCGACTTTGAAGGAGCTTG GTTGTTCAAGTATGGGATTGGCATACATTTGCTTGAGTCAGACAATGTCCCAACAAAGAAGAGGGCAATAAATCCAAAAGACAACCACATTTCATTCCAATGCTCAGACATGAAGGTCCTTATGCAGAAACTCGAGGAGATGAATATAGAGTACGTTACAGCAGTGGTGGAAGAAGGTGGAATCACAGTTGATCAGCTCTTCTTCCATGACCCTGATGGATACATGATTGAAATATGCAATTGTCAAAATCTCCCTGTTCTTCCACTTTCATCATGCCCTCTCAAGCACCAAAAACTACTTCTAAGAGCCGCATGTCCTTTCCATTTTATG GTAAGGGAAGTAGAAAGGTGCAATGCTCTAGACGAGATGAGGCATTGA